The Intestinibaculum porci DNA window TCCCCGATGCATTTCGGTGTTTGCTCCGTCCTTCTTCGCCTCTGTGTGCCCAGGCTTCCGCCATACGCCCTTTCTTTCTTGACCTGAAAGTTGATATGAATAAGCTTGAGTTTACTGACTGTTATTCTTGATCTAACTGTTTCTCTTGTTTATCTTAGCTTTTGCCCACTATACCAGATTCTAGACCTTTGATGTTTCTCTGATCTTATCCTTATATAGTGTTTGCAGGAAGTCTTACTAATTTGAATTAATAAGTCTTCTCTTTGCTTTTGATTGTATGCGGTTTTCAAGGGTCTTCCTTCTCTGCAAAGCAGAGAAAACCGAAAAGAAACACGCATTTCTCCCTAGAAAGGAGGTGATCCATCCCCACGTTCCCGTAGGGATACCTTGTTACGACTTCACCCCAATCATCGGCCCCACCTTAGACAGCTCTCTCCTTGCGGTTGAGCCACCGGCTTCGGGTGTTGCTGACTCTCATGGTGTGACGGGCGGTGTGTACAAGGCCCGAGAACGTATTCACCGCGGCATGCTGATCCGCGATTACTAGCGATTCCAGCTTCGTGCAGTCGAGTTGCAGACTGCAGTCCGAACTGAGAACGGGTTTCTGGGCTCTGCTCAACCTCGCGGTCTCGCTTCCCTCTGCTCCGTCCATTGTAGCACGTGTGTGGCCCAGGTCATAAGGGGCATGATGATTTGACGTCATCCCCGCCTTCCTCCTCCTTGCAGAGGCAGTCTCGCCAGAGTCCCCAACCTAATGCTGGCAACTGGCGACAGGGGTTGCGCTCGTTGCGGGACTTAACCCAACATCTCACGACACGAGCTGACGACAACCATGCACCACCTGTCTTCTCTATAGCTATGAGGAGATCTCTCTCCCTTTTAGATCGATGTCAAGACCTGGTAAGGTTCTTCGCGTTGCTTCGAATTAAACCACATGCTCCACCGCTTGTGCGGGCCCCCGTCAATTCCTTTGAGTTTCATTCTTGCGAACGTACTACTCAGGCGCGATACTTATTGCGTTGACTGCAGCACCGGGATCTGACTCCCGACACTTAGTATCGATCGTTTACGGCGTGGACTACTAGGGTATCTAATCCTATTTGCTCCCCACGCTTTCGGGACTGAGCGTCAGTTGCGGACCAGACCGTCGCCTTCGCCACTGGTGTTCCTCCATATATCTACGCATTTCACCGCTACACATGGAATTCCACGATCCTCTTCCGCACTCCAGTGATCCGGTTTCCGGGGCTTCCCGAAGTTTAGCTTCGGGCTTTCACCTCCAGACCTGTATCACCGCCTGCTCCCTCTTTACGCCCAATGATTCCGGATAACGCTCGCCACCTACGTATTACCGCGGCTGCTGGCACGTAGTTAGCCGTGGCTTTCTATGTTCGGTACCGTCACTCGCATGGCATTTCCTCCATCCGACGTTCTTCCCGTACAACAGAACTTTACGACCCGAAGGCCTTCTTCGTTCACGCGGCGTTGCTCGGTCAGGGTTTCCCCCATTGCCGAAAATTCCCTACTGCTGCCTCCCGTAGGAGTCTGGGCCGTGTCTCAGTCCCAGTGTGGCCGTCCGCCCTCTCAGGCCGGCTAAGTATCGTCGCCTTGGTGGGCCGTTGCCCCGCCAACTAGCTAATACTGCATAGGTCCATCCCCCCGCTGACCATACGGTCATTTAGCGCATCCAGGATGCCCTGAATGCGTCTATGCGGTCTTAGCAGCCGTTTCCAGCTGTTGTCCCCCTCGGAGGGGCAGGTTACCTATGTTCTCCTCACCCGTTCGCCACTGAGCACCAAGGTGCTCCGTTCGACTTGCATGTATTAGGCACGCCGCCAGCGTTCATCCTGAGCCAGGATCAAACTCTCCATTGTTTATGAATGGAGCTTTGAATAAGCTCTTTAAATTACTTCTGACTATTTGTTTTCGGTGTTTTGTTCACCGCTCAAAAATGAGTTCTTTGACGTGTTTCTTTTCAGTTTTCAATGTTCTGCATGCGCTCCTTACCGGAGTGCTCACTAAATATACCATTTTCCTTCCTGCTTGTAAAGTGTTTTTTAGAAAAACTTTTAAATCCGTATTTTTCTTGACGTATTCCTCATTTTTTGTCTCACTTGGCTTCGCTAGTGATTTTTAGGCTATTTTAATCCTCTTTCATTTACGCATGTTAAATACAAAAGAAAAGGCAAGCATAGCTTACCTGATCTTTTACTTCTGATTTTTGAGAAGATCGCGAATTTCGGTTAACAGTTCGACTTCTGGCGATGCCTTTTCTTCTTCCACTGCTTCTTTCTTCTCTTCTAATTTGATGGCATTCTTCGCCCCGTTGATCGCCTTAACCATCGCAAAGATACAGAGTGCCAACAAAACGAAGTTAATAAATGAAGCGACGAAAGCTCCCCATTTGATTGAGACGGTACCAACAGCTCCAACCGGGATCTTAGTGACTGCTTCATCAAGCGATGCTGGAATTTTAATGATTCCAGAGATAATCCCCATTAACATATTGACTAATGCGGTGACAACATCTTTGAGAGCACCCCCTAAGATGACCCCGACAGCCATGTCAATGACATTGCCAGTAAAGGCGAATTCTTTAAATTCTTTCCACAAGTTTTTCATATCTATTTCTCCTTCGCATATATTTGAATGATTATCCTAGCGCAACGTCTAAGATCATCATTAATGCAAATCCCACGGCAAAACCTATTGTGGCGATGTTAGAGTGTTCGCCGACACTCGCTTCAGGAATTAGTTCTTCGACAACGACATAAACCATAGCCCCAGCCGCAAATGATAAGAAATAAGGAATCCATGGCAACATGATATGCGCTAATAAAATAACTAACGCACCACCGATTGGTTCGACGATTCCCGACAGTGTGCCCATCACAAAGGCTTTGTTTTTAGATACGCCTTCCGCTCTTAACGGCATTGAAATTATGGCGCCTTCCGGGAAGTTCTGGATCGCGATTCCTAACGCTAAAGCGAAAGCTGCTGAAACACTCATGACTGAATGGGCAGCCGCCGTCGCTGCGAAAACGACACCAACAGCCATCCCTTCTGGGAAATTGTGAATAGTAACTGCAAGAATCATCATTGTTGTTTTCTTCAAATGAGAAGGACGTCCTTCAGGCGTCGTAGCCTCTAAATGTAAATGCGGCACCAACTGATCAACCACCAGCAACATCAGGATCCCTAAAGAGAAACCGATGACTGATGGGACAAAGGCTAATTTCCCCCAGTCTTTGCTTAATTCCATCGCCGGAATCAAGAGTGACCAGACAGACGCTGCCATCATGACCCCGCCGGCAAAACCTAACAGTATTTTTTCTAATAATTTATTGAGCTGGTCTTTCATAAAATAGACCATTGCTGAGCCTAACGTCGTTCCGATAAAAGGAATGACTAAGCCAATAATTGCACTTTTATCCATAAATGCACCTTCCTTTGAACTTCATTCTATCCTAATGTATTCAATCATGCCATCGATATGCATTATGCATTTGCTTTCTTAGTAAAGCCGCGTTTCATCGCAATGACAAAGGTTGTCGCATAACCATCTAAATGCCCTAAAGAGATCGTCCCGCCATGCAATTCCACAATCCGTTTCACAATGCTCATGCCAAGACCTGTCCCTTTGCCTGAGGTGCGCGCTTCATTAGTAGTCACAAAGGCTTCAAAAATGCGGTCACCGATTTCATCAGAGATGCCGACGCCATCGTCAGCCACATAGATCGTCATCTTATCATTGTGTTCCGTAACTTTCACCAAAATATGTGTTCCTACGGCATTATATTTCAGCGTGTTATTGATCAGGTTATCAAAGACTCTTGGGAAGAGATTGAGATCAATGCTTGCAAGTTCAATATCATCAGGAATTTCCGTATCAAGGAAGAACCCTTTGAGACGAATTTCTTCTTCTCGAGATGATAAGTAAGCCGCTAGCCATTCATGGAAATCCACTTCAACACAATTGAGTTTATATTCTGGATGTTCCATACGCGCATAGGCAAATAAGGAATCCATTAATTCAGAAGCCGCAATGGCTTTCTGATTAATCGTCTGCAGATAAGATTCTACACGATCTTCGGGAACCTTATGATCCGCTAGAGCTTTTGCATACCCTTGTACAACCGTTAACGGCGTCTTTAAATCATGTGAGACATCGACAATCATCCGCTGACGGTCACGATTTGCTTTATCTTTTTCCGCTTCCGATTTAGCGAGAGCTTCCATCAGATTTT harbors:
- the mscL gene encoding large conductance mechanosensitive channel protein MscL, which encodes MKNLWKEFKEFAFTGNVIDMAVGVILGGALKDVVTALVNMLMGIISGIIKIPASLDEAVTKIPVGAVGTVSIKWGAFVASFINFVLLALCIFAMVKAINGAKNAIKLEEKKEAVEEEKASPEVELLTEIRDLLKNQK
- a CDS encoding ZIP family metal transporter produces the protein MDKSAIIGLVIPFIGTTLGSAMVYFMKDQLNKLLEKILLGFAGGVMMAASVWSLLIPAMELSKDWGKLAFVPSVIGFSLGILMLLVVDQLVPHLHLEATTPEGRPSHLKKTTMMILAVTIHNFPEGMAVGVVFAATAAAHSVMSVSAAFALALGIAIQNFPEGAIISMPLRAEGVSKNKAFVMGTLSGIVEPIGGALVILLAHIMLPWIPYFLSFAAGAMVYVVVEELIPEASVGEHSNIATIGFAVGFALMMILDVALG